The Corynebacterium simulans genome contains a region encoding:
- the qcrB gene encoding cytochrome bc1 complex cytochrome b subunit, translating into MSNKLAKMGNNMDSRYSAAGVLRTQLNKVFPTHWSFMLGEMALYSFIILLLTGIYLALFFDPSITKVIYDGAYTPLNGVEMSRAYATALDLSFEVRGGLFIRQMHHWAALMFMMSMVAHMLRIFFTGAFRRPREANWIIGCALILLGMVEGFLGYSLPDDLLSGVGLRIMSAIILGLPIIGTWLHWAIFGGDFPSDLMLDRFYILHVLVIPGIILGLVAAHLIMVWFQKHTQFPGPGRAENNVVGVRIMPVFATKAIGMGMMVAGVLALMSGLLTINAIWLLGPYNPSQVSAGSQPDIYMLWTDGVARVMPAWELYLGNYTIPSAFWVALLCGAMVVLLFAYPFLEKKFTGDDAHHNLLQRPRDVPVRSAIGAMAITFFLLVTLSGGNDHVAHFFQISLNAMTWVGRIGLIVLPPIAYFMTYRICVGLQRSDREVLEHGIETGVIKQLPNGAFIEVHQPLGPVDEHGHPVPLEYAGAQVPKQLNQLGFADSETQGIFSPDDSALMHRVHEIHEENHAEEAEMFRRLNEANRREDEEHGRI; encoded by the coding sequence ATGAGTAACAAACTTGCCAAGATGGGCAACAACATGGATTCGCGCTACTCCGCAGCCGGAGTACTGCGAACCCAGCTGAACAAGGTCTTTCCGACCCACTGGTCCTTCATGCTCGGTGAGATGGCTCTTTACAGCTTCATCATCCTGCTGCTGACCGGTATCTACCTGGCACTGTTCTTCGACCCTTCCATCACGAAGGTCATCTACGACGGTGCATACACCCCGCTGAACGGCGTTGAGATGTCCCGCGCTTACGCAACTGCGCTGGATCTTTCCTTCGAGGTTCGCGGCGGCCTGTTTATCCGCCAGATGCACCACTGGGCAGCACTGATGTTCATGATGTCCATGGTTGCTCACATGCTCCGCATCTTCTTCACCGGTGCGTTCCGTCGCCCGCGTGAGGCCAACTGGATCATCGGTTGTGCACTGATTCTCCTGGGCATGGTCGAGGGCTTCCTCGGCTACTCCCTCCCGGACGATCTGCTCTCCGGCGTTGGTCTGCGAATCATGTCCGCTATCATCCTGGGCCTGCCTATTATCGGCACCTGGCTGCACTGGGCAATCTTCGGCGGCGACTTCCCGTCCGACCTCATGCTGGACCGTTTCTACATCCTGCACGTTCTGGTTATCCCGGGCATTATCCTGGGTCTGGTTGCCGCTCACCTCATCATGGTTTGGTTCCAGAAGCACACCCAGTTCCCTGGACCAGGCCGCGCAGAAAACAACGTTGTCGGCGTCCGCATTATGCCGGTCTTCGCTACGAAGGCAATCGGCATGGGAATGATGGTTGCTGGCGTTCTGGCTTTGATGTCTGGTCTGCTGACCATCAACGCCATCTGGCTGCTTGGCCCGTACAACCCGTCTCAGGTCTCCGCTGGTTCCCAGCCGGATATCTACATGCTGTGGACTGACGGTGTTGCTCGTGTCATGCCGGCATGGGAGCTGTACCTCGGCAACTACACCATTCCTTCCGCATTCTGGGTTGCACTGCTTTGTGGTGCGATGGTCGTCCTGCTGTTCGCTTACCCATTCCTGGAGAAGAAGTTCACTGGCGACGACGCTCACCACAACCTGCTGCAGCGTCCGCGCGACGTTCCGGTTCGCTCCGCTATCGGCGCAATGGCAATCACCTTCTTCCTGCTGGTGACCCTGTCCGGTGGTAACGACCACGTCGCACACTTCTTCCAGATCTCGCTGAACGCAATGACCTGGGTTGGTCGTATCGGCCTCATCGTCTTGCCTCCAATCGCTTACTTCATGACCTACCGCATCTGCGTTGGTCTGCAGCGTTCCGACCGCGAGGTCTTGGAGCATGGCATCGAGACCGGTGTTATCAAGCAGCTGCCGAATGGTGCCTTCATCGAGGTCCACCAGCCGCTTGGCCCGGTCGACGAGCACGGCCACCCGGTTCCGCTGGAGTACGCTGGCGCTCAGGTTCCGAAGCAGCTCAACCAGCTTGGCTTCGCTGACTCTGAGACCCAGGGTATTTTCTCCCCGGATGACTCCGCACTCATGCACCGTGTCCACGAAATTCACGAGGAGAACCACGCTGAGGAGGCAGAAATGTTCCGCCGCCTCAACGAGGCAAACCGTCGCGAAGACGAAGAGCACGGCCGCATCTAA
- a CDS encoding C40 family peptidase, producing the protein MSKHRRQGAITTRRIATTAVAAASAAVAVPAVAQGAEVVIPNTDYRFEVAGLENVPNINQVPNIQQYVPSLQQENVNYAASVQAPAPAAAPAQSAGQKALAAARSAIGAPYVYGANGPSAFDCSGLTSWAYRQAGVEIPRTSQAQAAAGKQVSLDALQPGDIIVYYSGASHVGIYTGNGTIIDALNSGVPVQERPLDYMPIHSAVRF; encoded by the coding sequence GTGTCTAAGCACCGTCGTCAGGGCGCAATCACTACCCGCCGTATTGCAACCACCGCAGTTGCTGCAGCGTCCGCAGCAGTTGCAGTCCCAGCAGTTGCACAGGGTGCCGAGGTAGTCATTCCTAACACCGACTACCGCTTCGAGGTTGCGGGTCTGGAGAACGTCCCGAACATCAACCAGGTTCCGAACATCCAGCAGTATGTTCCGTCCCTGCAGCAGGAGAACGTAAACTACGCAGCGTCCGTACAGGCACCGGCTCCGGCCGCTGCTCCGGCACAGTCTGCAGGCCAGAAGGCTCTCGCAGCTGCACGCTCCGCCATTGGTGCACCGTACGTTTACGGCGCAAACGGCCCGAGCGCATTCGACTGCTCCGGTCTGACCTCTTGGGCATACCGCCAGGCTGGCGTTGAGATCCCACGCACCTCCCAGGCTCAGGCTGCTGCTGGCAAGCAGGTCTCCCTGGATGCTCTGCAGCCGGGCGACATCATCGTCTACTACTCTGGTGCATCCCACGTCGGTATCTACACCGGCAACGGCACCATCATCGACGCTTTGAACTCCGGTGTCCCGGTTCAGGAGCGCCCTCTGGATTACATGCCGATCCACTCCGCAGTTCGCTTCTAA
- a CDS encoding NlpC/P60 family protein, with product MLSSTLRARRTFYAALAAALTVSTAWGVAVVPPATAQEVEQVQEAPAAAAPAEEPGSPASEDLQKLVDRVADVAQRVAAKNEEVKASEDALAATEKEVEELQKRADDARIKADAAAVAVTDQQDRINGIAQSRYRGDSTSAVAAALDAADPGTAVERMGYLGALSRTAQRNLDDKAAAADVARGLQDEAAAAVKAAQDKAAELERQRDRLLKEQEELETQKKEIEEKVDSLSEEQRAAFVGRFGAKDVDVAALSDGSGSKAVEAALTRLGAPYGWGATGPDVFDCSGLMVWSYQQMGKSIPRTSQAQLAGGTQVPLDQLEPGDIIGYYPGVTHVGMYVGDGKVVHASTYGVPVQVVPVDSMPIQGAVRY from the coding sequence GTGCTTTCTTCCACTTTGCGGGCCCGCCGCACTTTCTACGCGGCATTGGCCGCAGCGCTTACCGTATCCACCGCTTGGGGCGTGGCGGTCGTGCCTCCCGCGACGGCACAAGAGGTCGAGCAAGTCCAGGAAGCACCGGCTGCCGCAGCGCCCGCGGAGGAACCTGGCAGTCCTGCGAGCGAGGACCTGCAGAAGTTGGTTGACCGTGTCGCGGACGTCGCCCAGCGCGTGGCCGCCAAGAACGAGGAAGTCAAGGCTTCCGAGGATGCACTGGCCGCTACCGAAAAGGAAGTAGAAGAACTCCAGAAGCGCGCCGATGACGCGCGCATAAAAGCGGATGCTGCAGCTGTTGCCGTAACAGACCAACAAGATCGCATCAACGGCATCGCCCAGTCGCGCTACCGCGGTGATTCCACCAGTGCCGTCGCAGCCGCTTTGGATGCCGCAGATCCTGGCACCGCTGTTGAACGTATGGGCTACCTTGGTGCGCTTTCGCGCACCGCGCAACGCAATCTTGATGACAAGGCTGCAGCCGCCGACGTCGCTCGTGGACTGCAAGACGAGGCCGCCGCTGCCGTAAAGGCCGCACAGGATAAGGCTGCGGAGCTTGAACGGCAGCGGGATCGCCTTCTCAAGGAGCAGGAAGAGCTCGAAACACAGAAGAAGGAGATCGAGGAAAAGGTCGATAGCCTAAGCGAGGAGCAGCGCGCTGCCTTTGTGGGCCGCTTCGGTGCTAAGGACGTTGACGTTGCCGCATTGTCCGACGGTTCCGGTTCCAAGGCCGTCGAAGCTGCCCTTACCCGCTTGGGTGCGCCGTATGGCTGGGGTGCTACGGGCCCTGACGTCTTTGACTGCTCGGGTCTTATGGTGTGGAGTTATCAGCAGATGGGCAAGTCCATTCCGCGTACCTCCCAGGCGCAGCTCGCAGGTGGCACCCAGGTCCCGCTCGATCAGCTCGAACCCGGTGACATCATCGGTTACTACCCAGGAGTTACCCACGTCGGCATGTACGTCGGCGATGGCAAGGTAGTACATGCTTCGACCTATGGCGTGCCGGTTCAGGTCGTTCCGGTGGACTCTATGCCGATCCAAGGAGCGGTGCGCTACTAG
- a CDS encoding glycosyltransferase family 4 protein, which yields MARTLLVSNDFPPTIGGIQSYLRDFVSTLDPSEVVVFASTQDAEAAALYDAAQPYQVIRWPRRIMLPTPATVREMQRLIKAYDIDTVWFGAAAPLALMGKAAKEAGATKVVATTHGHEVGWSMLPVARQALRRIGDHADVITYISDYTLRRLQAPFGPGPEWVHLPSAVSLEDFQPADEQKKQAARAHFGLSDGPVITCISRLVPRKGQDQLLRALPKVRAQFPNAQLLIIGRGRYRKALERLAEIYAPDVSIREAKDTTELQMALHAADVFAMPARTRGGGLDVEGLGIVYLEAQACGVPVIAGDSGGAPETVTDDTGIVVRGSSVAELEEALCALLGDAPRARRMGQAGRNHVETAWTWEIMGGRLREILA from the coding sequence ATGGCGCGCACACTACTGGTTAGCAATGACTTCCCGCCCACGATTGGCGGGATTCAGTCATATCTACGGGACTTCGTCTCCACCCTGGATCCTTCCGAGGTTGTCGTCTTTGCCTCGACGCAGGATGCTGAAGCCGCCGCGCTTTACGACGCCGCCCAGCCCTACCAGGTCATCCGTTGGCCGCGGCGCATCATGCTGCCTACTCCGGCAACCGTGCGCGAGATGCAGCGGCTTATCAAGGCCTATGACATCGACACCGTTTGGTTCGGTGCGGCAGCCCCTCTTGCATTGATGGGCAAGGCTGCCAAGGAAGCCGGCGCGACCAAGGTTGTGGCCACTACTCACGGCCACGAGGTGGGGTGGTCCATGCTTCCGGTTGCCCGTCAGGCGCTGCGGCGCATCGGAGATCACGCTGATGTTATTACGTATATCTCCGACTACACGCTGCGTCGCTTGCAAGCGCCCTTTGGCCCTGGGCCGGAGTGGGTGCATCTTCCCTCTGCGGTGAGCCTGGAGGATTTTCAGCCGGCCGATGAGCAGAAAAAGCAGGCTGCGCGTGCGCACTTCGGTTTGTCAGATGGTCCCGTCATCACGTGTATTTCCCGCTTGGTCCCGCGCAAGGGGCAAGACCAGCTGCTGCGAGCCCTTCCGAAGGTTCGCGCGCAATTTCCCAATGCACAACTGCTCATCATTGGTCGCGGCCGCTACCGGAAAGCTCTAGAGCGGCTCGCCGAAATCTATGCCCCCGACGTCAGCATCCGCGAGGCCAAAGACACTACGGAGCTGCAGATGGCCCTGCACGCCGCTGATGTCTTTGCCATGCCCGCGCGTACCCGTGGGGGAGGCCTCGACGTCGAGGGCCTGGGCATCGTCTACCTTGAGGCCCAGGCCTGCGGCGTGCCCGTCATTGCCGGTGACTCCGGCGGCGCACCGGAGACCGTCACGGATGACACCGGCATCGTGGTGCGCGGTTCAAGTGTTGCCGAATTGGAGGAGGCATTGTGCGCCTTGCTAGGCGATGCTCCTCGCGCCCGCCGCATGGGCCAGGCTGGCCGCAACCACGTGGAGACGGCATGGACGTGGGAAATTATGGGTGGGCGCCTGCGTGAAATCTTGGCTTAG
- a CDS encoding ROK family protein, whose product MLEHAQPAADSEFTIGFDIGGTNLRAATISAEGDIVDSVSVPTADNARQLEDDIVQAVDTLREKNEISAVGLALAGFLDPQCETVRFAPHLPWRDAPVREILSKRLGLPVRLEHDANSAAWGEWRFGAGRGAKDWVFFSVGTGIGATLMTEDKIYRGAFGTAPEFGHLTVVPGGRECSCGKRGCLERYASGTALPDTCEELRPSYSTTLPVGAEGVEITTAARAGDPLGLAVMEHFGTWLGQGLSIVADVLDPELIVIGGGVANDADLYLETARENMARQIVGAGHRPLARVATADLGSAAGMIGVADLARNGLAVG is encoded by the coding sequence ATGCTTGAACACGCTCAACCTGCCGCGGACTCCGAATTCACCATTGGATTCGACATCGGCGGCACCAACCTACGCGCGGCGACCATCAGCGCGGAGGGCGACATTGTTGATTCGGTGAGCGTGCCAACCGCAGATAACGCCCGCCAGCTAGAAGATGACATCGTCCAGGCCGTAGACACCCTGCGTGAGAAGAATGAGATCTCCGCAGTCGGCTTGGCACTCGCCGGCTTTTTGGATCCCCAGTGCGAAACCGTGCGCTTTGCCCCGCACTTGCCGTGGCGCGATGCGCCGGTGCGCGAAATTTTGAGCAAGCGGCTCGGTCTACCCGTACGCCTCGAGCATGACGCTAACTCCGCAGCGTGGGGAGAGTGGCGCTTCGGTGCCGGTCGCGGCGCCAAGGACTGGGTGTTCTTCTCTGTCGGCACCGGCATTGGCGCAACCTTGATGACCGAGGACAAGATTTACCGCGGCGCGTTCGGCACGGCCCCAGAATTCGGCCACCTTACCGTGGTCCCGGGTGGACGCGAGTGCTCCTGCGGCAAGCGCGGCTGCCTAGAACGCTATGCCTCCGGTACCGCATTGCCCGATACCTGTGAGGAGCTGCGCCCAAGCTATTCCACCACGCTGCCAGTAGGTGCCGAGGGAGTAGAAATCACCACCGCCGCACGCGCCGGCGATCCTCTCGGCCTAGCCGTCATGGAGCACTTCGGAACCTGGCTGGGCCAGGGCCTTTCCATCGTGGCAGACGTCTTGGATCCCGAGCTGATCGTGATTGGCGGCGGCGTCGCCAATGATGCGGATCTCTACCTAGAAACCGCGCGCGAGAACATGGCGCGCCAGATAGTAGGGGCGGGGCATCGCCCGCTGGCCCGCGTGGCCACCGCAGATCTGGGCTCAGCGGCGGGTATGATTGGCGTAGCTGACCTAGCCCGCAATGGGCTTGCCGTAGGTTAA
- a CDS encoding lysophospholipid acyltransferase family protein, with product MRNKWYWAFKNIFFGPALRLWNRPWTEGMDNIPAAGPAILVSTHQAVMDSFFFPLMCPRQITFLAKSEYFTTPGLVGRAQAWFFSSVGQVPVERDSDNASDAMLESAQQILNRGDLFGIYPEGTRSPDGRIYKGRTGMGRIAMTTGKKVIPIAMIGTRKANPIGSWVPRPTKVGMRVAEPIDPHEWAAERGLDPNEHDTIRAFTDYIMQELAELSGQPYVDVYASEVKASLQAGKGYPAGAEPKYEAH from the coding sequence ATGCGAAACAAGTGGTACTGGGCATTTAAGAACATCTTTTTCGGTCCTGCCTTGCGGTTGTGGAACCGCCCGTGGACTGAAGGCATGGATAATATTCCCGCTGCAGGTCCAGCGATTCTTGTCTCCACGCACCAAGCGGTGATGGACTCTTTCTTCTTCCCGCTGATGTGCCCGCGTCAGATCACCTTCTTGGCCAAGAGCGAGTATTTCACCACTCCGGGCCTGGTGGGCCGCGCGCAAGCGTGGTTCTTCAGCTCGGTCGGCCAGGTCCCCGTCGAGCGCGACAGTGACAACGCCAGCGATGCCATGCTGGAATCCGCACAGCAGATTTTGAATAGGGGAGACCTGTTTGGCATCTACCCGGAGGGCACCCGTTCTCCTGATGGCCGCATCTACAAAGGTCGTACTGGTATGGGGCGCATCGCCATGACCACTGGGAAGAAGGTCATCCCGATCGCCATGATCGGTACCCGCAAGGCCAATCCGATCGGCAGCTGGGTGCCGCGTCCGACCAAAGTCGGCATGCGCGTTGCCGAGCCGATCGATCCGCATGAGTGGGCAGCGGAACGCGGTTTGGACCCGAATGAGCATGACACCATTCGTGCTTTCACCGATTACATTATGCAGGAATTGGCCGAGCTTTCCGGCCAGCCATATGTTGATGTCTATGCCTCTGAGGTCAAAGCCTCCCTGCAAGCAGGCAAGGGCTATCCTGCAGGTGCGGAACCAAAATACGAGGCGCACTAG
- a CDS encoding acyltransferase family protein translates to MSSPKARLAWPDIAKGISILGVVLLHVTLTVPESSETRLAALNLWLDPLRLPLFFLVSGYFSTKVFNFTFPQLFARRLWYFIVPYVVWMAVELQVKRLELHWVFESDIFDRNEMLFNMVFGHTMAWFIHSLIFFNIFLWCVRKLPGWLAVLLSFTPLLFMAWQAHFTFIAKAMMFLPMFVAAAFFRDWITRFASEIEAPFKGHFGLSTVFFYGGTIVAYLCGSFFRRAWDSYPEEVFIPWPLPGAEYLTSNEVHILVRFVEQALEVPLGIVLAIWVSYVPVLSKGLRFIGSHTLPIYLAHPIGLTVGYGFFMAWFPHEVTLHGEHLLDNTWFWLIACFVFAAIASLALWALGRVPIVGWLLKPPDISHLIDVPAQQDYHPENTPRQDPKAHRRERAHCCSARRRD, encoded by the coding sequence GTGAGTTCCCCTAAGGCTCGATTAGCGTGGCCTGACATCGCCAAGGGTATTTCCATCCTTGGCGTTGTTCTTTTGCACGTCACGCTCACTGTTCCCGAATCCAGCGAGACCCGACTTGCGGCCCTCAACCTCTGGCTAGACCCGCTGCGTTTGCCCCTCTTCTTCCTCGTCAGCGGCTACTTTTCTACGAAGGTTTTTAACTTCACCTTCCCGCAGCTTTTCGCGCGCCGCCTGTGGTATTTCATCGTGCCCTATGTGGTGTGGATGGCCGTGGAATTGCAGGTAAAACGCCTCGAATTGCACTGGGTCTTCGAAAGCGACATCTTTGACCGCAACGAGATGCTGTTCAACATGGTCTTTGGCCATACGATGGCCTGGTTTATCCATTCTCTGATCTTCTTCAACATCTTCTTGTGGTGCGTACGCAAGCTGCCCGGCTGGCTGGCCGTGCTTTTAAGCTTTACGCCGCTGTTGTTCATGGCGTGGCAGGCGCACTTTACCTTCATTGCCAAGGCGATGATGTTCCTGCCGATGTTCGTAGCCGCGGCTTTCTTCCGGGATTGGATTACCCGCTTCGCCTCCGAAATCGAGGCACCTTTCAAGGGACACTTTGGCCTTTCCACCGTCTTCTTCTACGGCGGAACCATTGTGGCTTACCTCTGCGGCTCCTTTTTCCGCCGTGCTTGGGATTCTTATCCCGAGGAGGTCTTCATTCCGTGGCCGCTGCCCGGTGCGGAGTACCTGACCTCTAACGAGGTGCACATCTTGGTCCGCTTCGTGGAACAGGCCTTGGAGGTCCCGCTGGGCATTGTGCTTGCGATTTGGGTCTCTTATGTCCCGGTTCTGTCCAAGGGATTGCGCTTTATTGGCTCGCACACGCTGCCCATCTACTTGGCGCATCCCATCGGCCTTACAGTGGGCTATGGCTTCTTCATGGCTTGGTTCCCACATGAGGTCACTCTGCACGGCGAGCACTTGCTGGATAACACCTGGTTCTGGTTGATCGCCTGCTTCGTCTTTGCAGCCATTGCCTCTCTGGCGCTATGGGCGCTGGGGCGTGTGCCGATTGTAGGCTGGCTGCTCAAACCGCCAGATATCTCGCATCTCATCGACGTGCCTGCACAGCAGGATTATCATCCGGAAAACACTCCGCGGCAAGACCCAAAGGCCCACCGCCGCGAGAGGGCTCACTGCTGCAGCGCACGCCGCCGCGACTAG
- a CDS encoding polyadenylate-specific 3'-exoribonuclease AS — protein sequence MRYFYDTEFIENGKTIELVSIGIVGEDGSEFYAVSTDFNPAHANAWVRENVLDKLPSPSDPVWKSRDRIREELIEFLTKHSTPVELWAWVGAYDHVVLAQLWGDMAGLPKRIPRYTRELKQYWEFAGCPKLPPVPQGNHDALVDARHNLTKFRACMEALPLTRANQVTI from the coding sequence GTGCGCTACTTCTATGACACCGAGTTTATTGAGAATGGAAAGACCATCGAGCTGGTCTCCATTGGTATCGTCGGCGAAGATGGCAGCGAATTTTATGCGGTATCTACCGACTTCAACCCCGCGCATGCCAACGCGTGGGTGCGCGAGAACGTTCTCGATAAGCTGCCTTCCCCGAGCGATCCCGTTTGGAAGTCGCGCGATCGCATTCGCGAGGAGCTCATAGAGTTTCTCACCAAGCATTCCACTCCGGTCGAGCTCTGGGCTTGGGTGGGGGCCTATGACCACGTGGTTTTGGCCCAGTTGTGGGGCGATATGGCGGGCTTGCCCAAGCGCATCCCGCGCTATACCCGCGAGCTCAAGCAGTACTGGGAATTCGCCGGCTGCCCGAAGCTGCCGCCGGTGCCGCAGGGCAATCACGACGCGCTTGTCGACGCCCGCCATAACCTAACCAAGTTCCGCGCCTGCATGGAGGCACTACCCCTGACAAGGGCCAACCAAGTAACTATCTAG
- a CDS encoding class II 3-deoxy-7-phosphoheptulonate synthase, whose product MSWTVDIPKEALPDLPPLPAGIEERFRDAIARNAKQQPSWDRAQADNVRKILESVPPIVVAPEIEELKRKLADVALGKAFLLQGGDCAETFESNTEPHIRGNVKTLLQMAVVLTYGASTPVVKLGRIAGQYAKPRSADMDSKGLLNYRGDIVNGVEPTEEARRHDPARMIRAYANSSAAMNLVRSLTSSGTADLYRLHEWNREFVANSSAGARYQALADEIENGLAFMNACGVSDETLRSAEIYCSHEALLKDYERSMLRLGVDTNGETKLYDLSAHQLWIGERTRGLEDFHVNFAALIGNPVGIKLGPGVTPEQAVEYAEKLDPNREPGRLTMITRMGHDKVRTVLPAVVKAVEDSGHKVVWQCDPMHGNTFTASNGYKTRHFDKIVDEVQGFFEVHRELGTHPGGVHLEFTGEDVTECLGGAEDITDLDLPGRYESAVDPRLNTQQSLELSFLIAEMLRN is encoded by the coding sequence GTGAGTTGGACAGTAGATATTCCTAAAGAAGCACTTCCGGATCTTCCACCTTTGCCTGCCGGCATCGAGGAGCGATTCCGGGATGCCATCGCACGCAATGCCAAGCAGCAGCCGAGCTGGGATCGCGCGCAGGCAGATAACGTGCGCAAGATTCTGGAATCCGTGCCGCCCATTGTCGTGGCGCCGGAGATTGAGGAGCTTAAGCGCAAGCTTGCCGACGTCGCGCTCGGCAAGGCATTTCTGCTGCAAGGCGGCGACTGCGCTGAGACCTTTGAATCCAATACCGAGCCGCACATCCGCGGCAACGTGAAAACCTTGCTGCAGATGGCAGTGGTGCTCACCTATGGCGCTTCGACCCCGGTTGTGAAGTTGGGTCGCATCGCCGGTCAGTACGCGAAGCCGCGTTCGGCGGACATGGACTCAAAAGGTTTGCTCAACTACCGCGGCGACATCGTCAACGGGGTTGAACCCACCGAAGAGGCCCGGCGTCACGACCCAGCCCGCATGATTCGCGCCTACGCTAATTCTTCAGCTGCCATGAACCTGGTGCGTTCGTTGACTTCCTCTGGCACCGCCGACCTGTACCGCCTGCACGAGTGGAACCGCGAATTCGTGGCCAACTCCTCGGCTGGTGCGCGCTACCAGGCGCTGGCCGATGAAATCGAAAACGGCTTGGCTTTCATGAACGCCTGCGGCGTTTCTGACGAGACCCTACGTTCTGCTGAGATCTACTGCTCCCACGAGGCCCTGTTGAAGGACTACGAGCGTTCCATGCTGCGCCTTGGCGTGGATACCAACGGCGAGACCAAGCTTTACGATCTTTCCGCCCACCAGCTGTGGATTGGTGAGCGTACCCGCGGCCTCGAGGACTTCCACGTCAACTTCGCCGCGCTCATCGGCAACCCCGTGGGCATCAAGCTTGGCCCTGGAGTTACCCCGGAGCAGGCGGTGGAGTACGCAGAAAAGCTCGACCCGAACCGCGAACCAGGACGCCTGACCATGATCACCCGCATGGGCCACGACAAGGTGCGTACCGTCTTGCCAGCAGTGGTCAAGGCAGTAGAAGACTCCGGGCACAAGGTAGTCTGGCAGTGCGATCCAATGCATGGCAACACCTTCACGGCGTCGAATGGTTACAAGACCCGTCACTTCGACAAGATCGTCGACGAGGTCCAAGGCTTCTTCGAGGTCCACCGCGAGCTGGGCACCCACCCAGGCGGCGTGCACCTTGAGTTCACCGGCGAGGACGTCACCGAGTGCTTGGGCGGCGCTGAGGACATCACCGACCTGGACCTGCCGGGTCGTTACGAGTCCGCAGTGGACCCGCGTCTTAACACCCAGCAGTCCCTGGAGTTGTCCTTCCTCATAGCGGAGATGCTGCGCAACTAG
- a CDS encoding protein kinase domain-containing protein: MTRLEVGDILEDRYRVDRPIARGGMSTVYRCVDMRLGRAVAAKVMHEHYQDDPAFVKRFEREARAMAQLQHPNLVGVHDFSSDGVPIFLIMELITGGTLRELLAERGPMPAHAAAAVMRPMLMGLDEVHRAALVHRDIKPDNVLITAQSRVKVGDFGLVRSAAAERGSSQIIGTVSYLSPEQVTGEPITAASDVYSAGIVLFELLTGSVPFRGATPLEHAQARLQADVPAPSSRIAGVPKLFDALVATATAREKSERFADAGEFLDALDDVTRELALPDFTVPVPRNAAAARTAEQPTDFSGTGATHVFDATTALESPAPQPRPAEEEPTTEYVPQQPQRAPLSFETRADTPAAPRPAAYPSQTRIDPYAGQVPPTPQTPPAPMPQQAPAPAPQQHNQLSRIAEEEPEERRETNRSVFSLLLFLALVALATAAVAIGGWWFGSGNYGFLPQFLA; the protein is encoded by the coding sequence ATGACAAGGCTGGAAGTAGGCGACATTCTCGAGGACCGCTATCGCGTCGATCGGCCGATCGCGCGGGGCGGCATGTCCACGGTTTATCGCTGCGTCGACATGCGTTTAGGCCGTGCGGTGGCGGCGAAGGTGATGCATGAGCACTATCAAGACGATCCGGCTTTTGTGAAGCGATTCGAGCGCGAGGCCCGCGCGATGGCGCAGCTGCAGCATCCAAATCTCGTGGGAGTGCATGACTTCTCTTCCGATGGCGTGCCGATTTTTCTCATCATGGAACTTATCACCGGCGGCACCTTGCGCGAGCTGCTCGCCGAGCGCGGCCCCATGCCGGCACACGCCGCGGCGGCGGTCATGCGCCCGATGCTCATGGGCTTGGATGAAGTCCATCGCGCGGCTTTGGTCCATCGCGATATCAAGCCAGACAACGTGCTGATTACCGCACAGAGCCGCGTGAAGGTGGGGGATTTTGGTCTAGTGCGGTCGGCCGCAGCGGAGCGGGGCTCGAGCCAAATCATCGGTACGGTGTCGTATCTTTCGCCAGAGCAGGTCACCGGTGAGCCGATTACGGCGGCCTCCGATGTTTATTCCGCCGGCATCGTCCTCTTCGAGCTTCTGACAGGCAGCGTTCCTTTCCGTGGTGCTACCCCATTGGAGCACGCGCAGGCACGCCTGCAGGCAGATGTGCCGGCGCCTTCGTCCCGCATTGCGGGAGTGCCAAAGCTTTTCGACGCCCTCGTCGCCACCGCCACGGCGCGGGAGAAATCCGAGCGCTTTGCCGACGCGGGCGAGTTCTTAGACGCGCTTGACGACGTCACACGGGAGCTCGCACTCCCCGACTTCACTGTCCCTGTCCCCCGCAACGCTGCCGCCGCCCGCACTGCCGAGCAGCCCACGGATTTCTCCGGTACGGGAGCTACCCACGTCTTCGATGCCACCACGGCGTTGGAAAGCCCGGCGCCCCAGCCGCGGCCTGCCGAAGAAGAACCGACAACCGAATACGTTCCGCAGCAGCCGCAGCGCGCACCTCTTAGCTTCGAAACGCGCGCCGATACGCCAGCCGCCCCGCGGCCGGCGGCTTATCCATCGCAAACACGCATCGATCCCTACGCCGGGCAGGTGCCCCCGACTCCACAAACTCCACCGGCTCCAATGCCGCAGCAGGCGCCGGCTCCTGCCCCGCAACAGCACAATCAGCTCTCCCGCATCGCAGAGGAGGAACCAGAAGAGCGCCGGGAAACTAACCGCAGTGTCTTCTCACTGCTGCTTTTCCTGGCGCTCGTGGCACTAGCTACCGCCGCCGTGGCGATCGGCGGCTGGTGGTTTGGCTCAGGCAACTACGGCTTCTTGCCGCAGTTCCTGGCCTAA